In Chelmon rostratus isolate fCheRos1 chromosome 9, fCheRos1.pri, whole genome shotgun sequence, the following proteins share a genomic window:
- the pdzd11 gene encoding PDZ domain-containing protein 11, whose translation MDQKIPYDDYQLPVVFLPSYENPPAWIPTQERVHHPDYNNELTQFLPRTIVLKKPPGAQLGFNIRGGKASQLGIFISKVVPDSDAHRAGLQEGDQVLSVNEVDFQDIEHSRAVEILKTAREILMRVRFFPYNYQRQKERTVH comes from the exons ATGGATCAGAAAATTCCTTATGATGACTATCAGCTCCCAGTAGTATTCCTGCCTTCTTATGAGAACCCACCAGCATGGATACCTACACAGGAG CGAGTTCATCACCCTGACTACAACAACGAGCTCACACAGTTTCTACCTCGTACCATCGTGTTGAAGAAACCCCCAGGAGCACAGCTGGGCTTCAACATCCGTGGGGGCAAGGCATCACAGCTGGGAATCTTTATATccaag gtggTCCCAGACTCAGATGCCCACAGAGCGGGGTTACAGGAGGGAGACCAGGTTCTGTCTGTGAATGAGGTTGATTTCCAAGACATAGAGCACTCAAGA GCTGTAGAGATTTTGAAGACTGCGCGAGAAATACTAATGAGGGTTCGCTTCTTTCCTTACA ACTACCAAAGGCAGAAGGAGAGGACTGTACATTAG
- the stard14 gene encoding START domain containing 14, with protein MSLNSSILPDEAVFADFKKQCLSTDNWLNKYDNHNMQVWVEVPAKKANNAPKIHKIKCKMTIKDVSAATMYDVLHDGQYRKEWDPAMYESFDIARLSANADVGYYSWICPKPIKNRDVVTLRSWQVMDDEYIIVNFSVKHPKYPPRSSLVRAVSILTGYYIKSTGPNSCIFIYLSQADPKGSLPKVVVNKASQVLAPRVMKSVHKAGQNYSGWKQQNSPDHKPWLYPEQSTLPTMDPAELSIQRADSLENVDESSKDDVQDSEDSS; from the exons atgtCTCTTAATTCGAGTATTTTACCCGACGAGGCGGTGTTTGCTGACTTCAAAAAGCAGTGTTTGTCTACGGACAACTGGCTGAACAAGTATGACAATCACAACATGCAGGTGTGGGTCGAAGTTCCCGCAAAGAAGGCAAATAACGCTCCTAAAATCCACAAGATCAAG TGTAAAATGACGATCAAAGACGTGTCGGCCGCCACCATGTACGACGTCCTTCATGACGGCCAGTACCGGAAGGAGTGGGACCCCGCCATGTACGAGAGCTTTGACATTGCCCGGCTCTCTGCCAATGCTGATGTGGGCTACTACTCAT GGATTTGTCCAAAGCCGATCAAGAACAGAGATGTGGTGACTCTGCGTTCGTGGCAGGTGATGGATGATGAGTACATTATCGTTAACTTCTCGGTCAAACACCCG AAATACCCTCCTCGCAGCAGCCTTGTGAGGGCCGTTTCCATCCTCACTGGCTATTATATCAAGTCCACGGGACCGAATAGCTGTATATTCATATACCTTTCACAAGCTGACCCCAAAG GTTCTCTACCGAAGGTTGTGGTAAACAAAGCCTCGCAAGTTCTCGCTCCAAGG GTGATGAAGAGCGTGCACAAGGCGGGACAGAACTACTCAGGGTGGAAACAGCAGAACTCTCCCGATCACAAGCCCTGGTTGTACCCAGAGCAGAGCACCCTGCCCACGATGGACCCCGCCGAGCTGTCCATACAGAGAGCGGACTCGCTGGAAAACGTGGACGAGAGCTCCAAGGACGATGTTCAGGACAGCGAGGACAGCAGTTAA